TATTCCAGGTATGGATCAAATGCTTGGTGGAGGCATCAAAGGTAAACTAGGAAAAATGGCCATGAACCGTATGGTGAAGAAAAACAAGAAGAAGAAAAAGAAGAAAAAATAAATCATAAAAAAGCTGGACAGACTCTAATGATTCTGACCAGCTTTTTATGTTGTGACAAAACTATGAGCTAATACTGCTATTACGATTTATCTGCCGTTTTAGATTGATCCACTCATTGATTTCTTTTCTAAAAACAAGATAGCTACCAATCAAAGCCGTTAAAATAAAATAAATCAGTAAACTTGGAATAGGAGAACTAACTTCTTCGCCAAAATAGACCCCACTGCTAAAAACGAGAACCATCGGCACATAAAGTGTCATAGCGATAACTACTGGCACCTTTAGCTTATCAAATAGTAAATAGTTGCCTTTTTTCTCCAATGTAAGTTTTGGAAACAGAAATGAACCAAAAATGAATAGCAAAACTGATATAGTCAGGGCTAAGGTAATTGGAAGGGCTGAAATTGATTCTTTACTTACAGTGTAAACAAAAAATTTATTGGTGATATAGCTATCAATTGTTGCGTTGGTAAAATAGTACCATGCGTTTAGGACACCTGTAATAAAGAATTCTAATGACGCACAGAATCCAAAGACTGTAAGCGGCCCTAAAATCATATTTCCTGTTACCAAGCCAATAAATGCAGAAAGGGAGAAATAAAGAATACAGGTTGTCCAACTAGCCAAAACATTTGCAGCTAAAGTCGGCAACCCAATATTGACATACTCAGTAGGAATACCTGTTGTAATAATTCCAACAAATGCTATTTTTGCTAAAAGAACACTACTTAATAATGGGAGTGAAACAAGAGCAAATTTCGAGAAATAAATTCTACGTTTAGAAACACCTAAGGAAAATAAAAACTCATTGAAAGATGTTTTTAGATCAGCGAAAAACATCAGAAAGCCAGCTGTTGCTAACACTGCAATCAGAAGAATTGGATTCTCATTGAAATAGGCGGAAAAGTAAGGTTGATCAGAAACCGAAATGAGTTTTCCGTGTTCGTCGTAGGAAGTTGTCTGATAAAATAAACTTAAACCCTCTTTTTTATTTAATGCTTGTCGTTCACTAAGTGATAAGCCGCTATATCTAGGCGAATCATCTTCTGATAGTTGTTGCAAATCTTTGATGTACTCTTCAGAATCGTAATAGGCATCCATTTCATGCCAACGCTTGACATCGCTGATTCCATTATAACCATAAAATAAGATAATACAAAGACTTGTAATAATTAGAGCAAGTCCATAACGCTTTTTTAAAATAGTCATTAATTGTTTATTCATAACATTTCTCCTTGTAATGAGTTATTCTTTTCCTCATGAGTAAGGTTCGCTTCAAAGACATCTTCCAAGGTTAAAGGTAGCTCCTCGAATAAAACAGGTTGCTCTGCTTGAATCAAAGCTTTTAATTCCTCAGTATAGTTTTCAAAGATCGCTGTAGCAACACGCCCTTGAAAATGCAATAAACGGCTGTTTTCTTTAACTACTTGAGGAACCTTTTTCGTTTTGAAAACCATCTGGATTTTACGAGCATGTTCTCTCAATGTCTCTAAATGATAATCAAGCTGAATTTGATTACTCTTCAAAATAAGTGCACGATCAATGATACTTTCCAGCTCATTTAAATTATGAGAAGAAATGATGATCGAGCGATTATTTTCGCTAACAGCATCTAAAAGAAGACCTAAAACATTTTTTTTAACAATAACATCTAAGCCATCAAGAGGTTCATCTAATAAAAGATAATCTGCATTAGAGCAAATAGCCAAAATCATTTTGTAAAGTCCTTGCATACCCTTAGACATCGAACGATATTTTAAATTAGGATTCAGATTATTTTTCTTTGTTAAGGTCAAATACTTTTCTTTGTTAAAACTGGCATAAGCATTTTGGTAAAAAAGAAGCAATTTGTTTAAGGTGTAACCAGAGAGGAAATTGTATTGTTCATCAATGTAAAAGATTTTTTGTTTAAGTAATTTATTTTTCTGAATATCTTCTTGATCAATCATGATTTTCCCAGTATCCAACTCATAGTGACCTGATAGTGTTCTGAAAAAAGTGGTTTTACCAGAACCATTTTGTCCGATCAAACCAGTAATTTCTCCTTGGACAAATGTTAAGTTGAGGTTCTTCAAAATAACTTGATGATCGATAGTTTTTTCTAAATTTTCTATTTTCATGTCTATTCTCCCTTCAAGTGTTGATAACTTTCGTCCAACCATTGATTTATTTCCTTTTTAGAAACATTTAAATAATGAGCTTCAACAATTAGCTCATTAAGCTTTTTTTTGATTTTTTGTATCTGATAATCATCTCGAAGTTCAGTATCAATCTTTTTAACATAAGTACCTTTGCCTTTAACTGTGATGATGACTTCTTGGGCTTCTAATACTTTATACGCTTTACTGACTGTATTAGGATTCATCATAAGCTGGCGAGCCATTTCTCTAACAGAAGGGAGACGGTCTCCAGATTGAAGTGATCCGCTTAGGATATCTTCTTTAACTCCTAAAATAAGTTGTTCATAATAGGGTTTGCTACTTGTTTTATCAATAGAAACCATAAATAACTCCTTTCTAAAGCGGCGTTTGTTGTGTACTAGTATACATAGTACAGTTAGGTTTGTAAACACTTTTTGTAAAAATTTGTTAAGATAAAGGGAGAGACAATTCATAATGCCCAAAAAGTTATTGAGATTCAAAATGAATTCGGATCTTTTTCTGACTATTTATGGAATTTTAATGATCACAATGTGCTGGTCCATTCTTATCAAACTCAAGAGGAGATTCCAACAACGAATGACCTGTCGGATAGAATAACAAAAGACTTGAAAAAAAAGAGGGTTTAAGTTTGTCGGCAGCACGATCATTTATGCATTCTTAGAAGCAGTAGGGATCATTAATTATCATGTGGAAACTTGTTTTCGTTATGAAGAATTAACGCAAAAATAGCCTAAACCAAAACTAGTTGCTCATTTTGGTTTAGACTACTTTTAAGTCAATCAGCTATTCTTTTCTAAAAAAACTAAGTAGGCATCAACAATCGTTTTGAAAAAGTTCATCGTATTTTCAGCAATTGTTCCATCTTCGTTGATCAAGTTGACAACGTTACCGATATACGCTTCAGGTTGTTGTAGCGTTGGGACATTCAGAAAAACGAGTGATTGACGTAGGTGATGATTTGCGCCAAATGCACTTAAAGCGCCGGGAGATACGCTGACAACTAAACCTGGCTTGCCATCCCAAACGTTTTGCCCATAAGGTCTTGAGCCGACATCTAAGGCATTTTTTAAAACAGCAGGAACCGAGCGATTATATTCAGGCGTGACAAAAACCAGCCCTGTTAATTGTTTTACTTCATCTCTAAATTTTATCCAGGCAGCAGGCGGTGTTCCGTCATCATCCAAATCTTGATTGTACATTGTTAAGTCATGTAAATCGATAAAGATAGGTTCATATTCTTCTGGAAATAAACTAGAAAGAGCGACTGCTACAGTTTTACTATAAGAGTCTTTTCTTAAGCTTCCGACAATAAATCCAATTTTTTTCTTCATAAATCATTCCTCCAATTATTAAATAACGTTATTTATTTAATTCTAGAACTAACTACCTTTTTTTGCAAGAAAATAGGACTTTGGTTAGTAAGTACGACATCGTTACCTAGAAAAGAATGAGGTTGCTTCTGCATCTACGGTTCTCGTTTCACTACGATTCTCGAAGCATCAAGGACCGTCTGCTCTCACCGTTTATCCAGACACTAAAAATAAGCTATGAACAGATAAAGACAATTCTTTACTGTTCATAGCTTGTCTTTGTTAAGCAACGATTGATTGCCCCTGCCAAGGTATTGTAAGTATAACATAAGAGTACCAAAAATCAGCGTAAAAAGGCTTTTTTTAAGGTGTCAAGAAAAAACTCTTTACAGCTCGATCAATATCTGGTAAACTAACATTTGTGATTAAGTTAATGGAGGTGTAATATATAAAATGTCAGTAAAAATCCGTTTAAAACGCATGGGTTCTAAAAAGAGTCCTTTTTACCGTATTGTAGTCGCAGATTCTCGTTCTCCTCGTGATGGACGTTTCATCGAAACTGTTGGTACTTACAATCCTTTAAAAGATCCTGCAGAAGTAGTTTTAAAAGAAGATTTAGTTTTAGACTGGTTGTCTAAAGGCGCTCAGCCTTCAGATACAGTTCGTAACATCCTTTCAAAAGAAGGCGTTATGAAAAAACACCACGAAGCTAAACTTGAAAAGAAATAAGGTGACTAATTATGGCAGATGTGAAAGAGTTAGTCTTAACTATCGTTCGTCCATTAGTCAGTCAACCTGAGCTGGTTAAATTAGAGATAGAAGAATCTGATGTTTTTCTAGAGTACAATTTGACTGTATCGCCTGAAGATATTGGCCGTATTATTGGGAAACAAGGTCGTGTTGCGAAAGCAATTCGAACAATTGTTTACAGTGTACGTGTGGATGGACCTAAAAAAGTTCGTTTGAATATCGTAGATGGTAAATAGCACAAAGATAAACACCCAATTTTTTTGGGTGTTTTTTTGTTTTGACCTATGAGCAATTATTCGCGATAATAAAGCTATAAGCAATAAAAAACGAAAGGGTGGAGAGACAGATATGAGTGAACTGAAAAAGTATCAAAAACAATTGCTACAAGGACTTGAAGAATATTTTGAACAGGCAAAGTTGGAAACAGGTGATATTTTTGTCCTTGGTTGTAGTAGTAGTGAGGTCAATGGCGGGATGATTGGTAAAAATTCTAGCTTGGAGATAGGCGAACTAATTGTCTCAACAATCCACGAGTTTTTGGCAAAAAGAGGTATTCATTTAGCTGTACAAGGGTGTGAACATATTAATCGTTCTTTAGTGATTGAAAAAGAAGTAGCGAAGCATCATCATTTTGAGATTGTTTCGGTTGTGCCGGCCCTACATGCTGGAGGCGCTGCTGCAGTATCAGCATACCAACATTTTTCAAATCCAGTCGTTGTGGAAAAAATCGTTGCCCAAGGTGGAATTGATATTGGTGATACATCGATAGGCATGCATATCCAACATGTTCAAATTCCAGTTCGGACCTCAATTAAAGAGATTGGCGGAGCGCATACGACTTATTTACATACGAGACCGAAATTGATTGGCGGTACTCGTGCAGTCTATAAATAAAAAAGCGGAAGAGCAAACCTGTAAATAGAAGGTTGCTCTTTCGCTTTTTTTAGTAAGGTAGTTATTTTTTTCTATAGACTTTGATCTCAAAGATAGGTGCGTCAAAACTAATTTCAGCTTCATCGATCATCAAACCTAGCAGGTGATAATCTTCTTCTTCATGATGCGTTAGCCCTAATAATTCATCATAATAAGATTCAATACTTAGATCTCTAGGTGTGTTTAGCAATTCCAATAAATGTAGGACACTGTCAGGCTCTTGCTCTGTTTTCCCTTGGATTTCAACTGAAAAACCTTCAGATGTAAAGTTTACGCCGATCTGTATTTCTTCAATATCATTGGAAAAAAAGTAAGTTAATAACTCATCTACGATTCTCTTAGCTTTGTCTCTCTCTTGCATGTTGTTTCACCTTTCTAATCTGTAAAATATTATCAAGTAATGGTACCATGACCGCTGCTACAAAACCAGTAGAAAATCCATTATTATAAAGATTTAAGCCACCATGTAGATAACTGACATTTGTAACTAATGACATATGTAAAAATCCAGCAATCAAGCCAAAGGTAATGCCATAAAATCCAGCAATTGGAGCCAAGCCTGTAGCGAAGATCCCAGCAAGGACCACAGTAGTTTGATCCACTGCAAAAACAGAAGAGAATTGTGCTGTAAAAAAGACACTGACTAATAAAGGTAAGCTGTTGAGAATATGATTACCAAAAGCACTAAAACCAACTGCTGATAAAATTGCCCCAACAATTGGGCCATTAAGGGTAGAATGGCTAAATTGAGTATACCCAACGAGTAACAACCCCATCAAGGCCATATTCATCATAGTTGCTCCGATTCCTGCAACAGAAATAAAATCAGTAATCAATTTACCAGAGGTTTTGCTGATCTCCTTCATGCCTTTTAATGAAAAATGATTGACAACAAATCCAACAAAAAACATTAAAAGAAATAAAAAAAGTAAGAAAAAAAGAAGTTTGGTATGATAAGCAGTTGAAACTAAATTTTTCCCTTCAATTTTCCAACCAAACATCCTTAAGATACCAGTAAACATCATTGCAATAAGCCCAGATGTAAAACCAACATTGTACAAGGAAAATCCTTGATGAAAAGTAAGGACGTGAGAAGCTAAAGGAGGTAAAATCAATCCAATGAAAACGCCTACGAAGCATCCTAAGGGAATCGATTGTACCAATGGTAAAGAGATGCCAAATGTTAGATAGCTAATGATCGGAGAAAGCGCACTGCCAAACAAACTAACCACAATAAATTGAGAAAAAGATTTTTTCACAATTTTGGCATAGCAAAGTCCACCAATAATAATTGGAATCGAATTATATAGATTTTTTCCAAAAAAAGAACAACCAGATACCGTAAATAATGCAGCAATCATCGGTCCGTTGATTGGAATTTTTTCTTTTTTAGCAAGAAGGACGCTAATTAGAGTGAGTAGACCACTATTTACAAAGGCACTACCAAAGGTGCCAAGTTCAATGTAATCAGTCAGTAGATTGCTAGGGGAGGTTAAAATGCGAGTCATACCAGCCCATAAAGTAGTCACAGGCTCACTTAAAAAACCGATCATGATCAGAATCAAGCAATAGCCAATCAAAAAATAATAGCTTCTATTTTTTTCAGCCATATTCGATTGTTTTTTATCAGTATGTAAAAAAAGTGTTTGGCTGTTATTTTTAGCCATAAAAAATACCTCCGTTATTTGTCAATAGTGTAACTATAGCGTGTAAATAGTTCATCGGTCAATAACATTTTAGAAAAATCTGACAAATTATCATGTTTTTTTGATATAGCCATAATTATTGAGAAAATGAGTGACTAAAAGAGTGTAAAATAAAAGAATAAATAAAAAAATAAAATGATAAATTATCTCGTGGATAGCTTGAATTATGAATAGTAAAAGTTTCTACTAAATAAGGAGTGATTATTTTGGTTAGAAAAAAAGTATATAAAAAACAACATATTTTAGCAGCTGCTGAAGATTTGTTGATAGAAAAAGGTTTTTCTGCTATCACAGCAAGAAGGGTTGCCGAGTATATGGGGATTTCAACGCAACCAATCTATTTGGAATTTAAGAACATGGAAGAATTGAAGCTGACGTTGTTAAAAACAGTGTATGAAGGTTTGGAAAGGGAATTTTTTTCTATTGCACGAACGTCAAACAGCCTAGCAAATTTCGGTATCAGCCACATTGAGTTGGCTAGAGCAAAAAGCAATCTGTACATAGCTTTATTTGTAGATCAGCATTCATATGGCAAGGAGTTACACCAATTGTCTTTTAATTCCTTCAAAAAAACAATCCAAAGTGAAGTAGAGTATACTAATGTATCTCAAGAACAGCTAGAAAATGTTCATTTGAATTTATGGATAATTGCTATTGGAATGGCAACGTTAAGTATTTCTGGAATACTCAATAAAACGGAAGAACAACTCATAGCTGAATTCACATCTATCAAATTAAAGCACAATGCGACCTGGAGCTAAGCCACCAACTACTTTCTATAGTTATATCTAGTAAGTATACTAGTAGGATCGCTGAATAATAAAAGAGAGTCTGAGAACATTCTAGGCCAAAAGTCTTAAACAGAGTTCATCTATTTGACCGATTTTTTTTTGTTATTTCATTGCTAAAATGAGCTTATCAAATGAAATTTGGAGGAATTATCGTGAAAATAATCAAAACAATCGTTGTACTTGCTTTACTAGGAGGAGTTGCTCTTTTTGGGGCTAAACTATATACGCAAAATCAATCGGACGAACTTTCTGGTACGATCGACCAACTAAACCCACTCGTTACCAAAGGGGAAGTCTATGTTAAAACAAAAAAAGCCGATAGTATCAATAGCTACGGCATTACAACATATAAGCAACAAGCTGTAGATAAGGATGGGAAGAAAAAAGAACTAACGTTTACAGCAGATCACGAGTTGATCACAGATCGCTACCTAAAAATTTACAATAAAGGTGCACATGTTGAAACCTATGAAGAAGTTTCTGAAGAGGTTATCCCAGAAAAAGCCCTACAACAACTGAAGTAATAAAAGTACTGCCAACTATACCTCTGAAGAGATAGTTGGCAGTACTTTTTAGTGATCAATTCGTTCAAATAGCCTGAGGTATAAAGTCGATTGTACATAAATCGTTATGATGAAAATGAATTGTCGCTTGGATGCGCCCATCATCAATTAATTTTTGTGCAGTGTCTTTTACGTCTTCTTGGTCAAATTGCTGAAAATTGATTACGTTTGCTACAAAATGAGGAGATTTCCGATTGGAAGCCTCAAGTATGAGCGTTTCAATTTGTGGATTAAACGTCATGTGCTTTCACCTCTTTTGTCAACAGTACCACTTTATTTCAAAATTGGACAGTAATATTCGGTTAGATGAGGATAGGGAAAGAGTTTTTTTCACAATCAATCTGTTTGTCAATCATTTTTATAAGATGCATAGGCGTTTTTACTCGTTAATAGCGTTAGCTTCTTATGAGATGAGTCAGCTAATTGTTGTAATTCAAAAAGATTTTTTTCCTCAAAATGATGGTTCCAGATAAACATCATTTTTAATATATGAATAGTAGGTTTATAATGAGCTGTTTCTTGGTTCATTTTTTGTTTGATAAAGCGGTGAATAATACGATATAGACGAATACGATAGGGAGGCAGTAAGACAAAAATTATGTCTGCGGAGGCTATCGCAGGCTTGATCCAATTCTTAGTTGTCGTACCTTCGATAATCCAACTATCCTGTGCTAAAATGTCTTGGAGCTGTCGGGAAGATTCTTCTTCAGGGTAAGGTCGGTCTCCAGCAGGTCGGCGATCCCAAATAAGATTGTCTAGTTCGTAGTAAGGGATCGTCATTTTAGTGGATAATCGTTTTGCAAAAGTGGTTTTACCGCTGCCAACTGGTCCTGCGATCATTATTTTTTTCATGAGTAACCTCCAATCTGAAAGAAAAAAAGAATGGCACTGGTACACCATTCCTTTAAATGTTTATTTTTTTGCTTCTTGTAAAATGTTTATTTTTTCGATACGGATATCTTTTTTAGGCTTATCTTGTTCGGCTGTCTCAGCAGCAGCGATTTTATCTACAACGTCCATACCTTTAGTCACTTGACCGAAAACAGTATGTTTGCCATCTAGGTGAGGAGTACCACCCTTTTTATACGCGTCAATGATTTTTTCTGGATAATAATCCTTCAATAAGCCATCTGACATATCATCGCTATTTTGAACTATAAAGAATTGACTACCATTTGTCCCATTTCCTTGTGCATCCTTACCCGCATTAGCCATAGATAAGGCACCTCTGATATTATAAAGCTGATTAGAAATTTCATCATCAAATGAACCATTCCAAATACTTTCTCCACCAGTACCATCTCCTTTAGGATCGCCACCTTGAATCATGAAGTTTTCGATAACACGATGGAAAAGGACATTATCGTAATAGCCATCTTTGGCATGAGTTATAAAGTTCTCAACTGTTTTTGGTGCTTGTTTTGGAAATAGTTTGATTTCAATTGATCCCTCAGTAGTTACCATTTCAACTAAATCTTCATCTTCGCTGACTGTTTCAGAGAGTTGAGGCAATTCCAATGCGTTTAAATCAACAGATTCAGATGTTTTTGTTTCAGCAGCAGATGAGTCTGCGGTCTTTTTCTCATTTTTAGGTCCACATGCTGTGACTAATAGTAATGAAGTTATAAGAGCTGTGGTAGCTATGAATTTTTTTGTTTTCATAAAGTTAGATCTTCCTTTCAAAAATAGTTACATCTCATCATAACAAATCCTCATTATAACTACCAGTCCAAATCAGAAATTTTTAAGATTCGGAAAAGGTGTAGACCACTTTTTCTTATTCTGCTATAATGAAAATGGATACATTATAATCAATACAAATCTTAGGAGGCAGTAATCATGGGAAAATTAGGTATTTCGATTTATCCAGAACGTTCAACTTTTGAAAAGGACAAAGCATATTTAGACTTAGCACATAAATACGGATTCAAACGTGTTTTTACAAGTTTACTTCAAATTACAGAAGATAAAGAAAAGGTCTTAGCAGAGTTTAAAAGAGTCGTTGATTATGCCAATAGTCTTGGAATGGAAGTCATGGTTGATATTAATCCTGCCTTATTTGAACAATTAGAGATTTCTTATGACGATTTATCATTTTTTGATGAAATGGGTGCTTACGGGGTACGTTTAGATGTTGGGTTTACAGGTGCTGAAGAGGCGCGCATGACACGTAATCCATATGGCATCAAAATTGAGATCAATATGAGTTCAGGTACAAACTATGTTGACAATATCATGAGTTATTCACCAAATACAGATAATTTACTAGGCTCACATAATTTTTACCCACATCGTTATTCTGGTCTAGGTTATGATCATTTTGTTTATTGCTCTGAAAAATTTAGAAAATATAATTTAAATACTATGGCCTTTGTTAATTCCCATGACGCAACCTTTGGTCCTTGGCCAACGCAAGATGGTTTATGTTCTTTAGAAGATCATCGTGATTTAGAAATCGCCACTCAAGTGAAACATTTGGTGTTAACTGGCTTGATCGATGATATTTTAGTAGGAAATGCTTATGCATCAGAAGGGGAATTAAAAGCGATGGCTGAGGCCTTTAATGCAGAATATCCGTCTGTGAAAGTCGACGTTGCTCAAGATATCAGTGATGATGAAAGAGAAGTTTTATTCACAAGTCTTCATAGCTATCGCGGCGATCGTTCAGAATATATTTTACGTTCAACTATGACCCGAATTCACTTTAAAGATCGCGCGTTCCCTGCGCATAACACAAAAGACATGACAAAAGGGGATGTCTTGATCGACAATGTTGATTATGGACAATATAAAGGCGAAACTCAAATCGCTTTGAAACCAATGAAGAATGATGGCCGAGTGAACGTTGTTGGTCGGATCTCTGATGATGAGCTCTTCTTGTTGGATTTCTTAAAACCTTGGTCTAGTTTCAAATTAATTGAAAATAATAAATAAAAAATAATAAATCCAAGTAAAAATTTCACATGACTTTTACTTGGGTTTATTTTTTCTTCCTTAAGAATGTTCAGGTATACTGTAAAGCACAAGCGTCTTCGTTAAAATAGAAAGAAACGAGGTGAGTTTTATGGAAAAAGAATTAAGTA
The DNA window shown above is from Enterococcus sp. 12C11_DIV0727 and carries:
- a CDS encoding ABC transporter permease yields the protein MNKQLMTILKKRYGLALIITSLCIILFYGYNGISDVKRWHEMDAYYDSEEYIKDLQQLSEDDSPRYSGLSLSERQALNKKEGLSLFYQTTSYDEHGKLISVSDQPYFSAYFNENPILLIAVLATAGFLMFFADLKTSFNEFLFSLGVSKRRIYFSKFALVSLPLLSSVLLAKIAFVGIITTGIPTEYVNIGLPTLAANVLASWTTCILYFSLSAFIGLVTGNMILGPLTVFGFCASLEFFITGVLNAWYYFTNATIDSYITNKFFVYTVSKESISALPITLALTISVLLFIFGSFLFPKLTLEKKGNYLLFDKLKVPVVIAMTLYVPMVLVFSSGVYFGEEVSSPIPSLLIYFILTALIGSYLVFRKEINEWINLKRQINRNSSISS
- a CDS encoding ABC transporter ATP-binding protein; protein product: MKIENLEKTIDHQVILKNLNLTFVQGEITGLIGQNGSGKTTFFRTLSGHYELDTGKIMIDQEDIQKNKLLKQKIFYIDEQYNFLSGYTLNKLLLFYQNAYASFNKEKYLTLTKKNNLNPNLKYRSMSKGMQGLYKMILAICSNADYLLLDEPLDGLDVIVKKNVLGLLLDAVSENNRSIIISSHNLNELESIIDRALILKSNQIQLDYHLETLREHARKIQMVFKTKKVPQVVKENSRLLHFQGRVATAIFENYTEELKALIQAEQPVLFEELPLTLEDVFEANLTHEEKNNSLQGEML
- a CDS encoding GntR family transcriptional regulator, whose translation is MVSIDKTSSKPYYEQLILGVKEDILSGSLQSGDRLPSVREMARQLMMNPNTVSKAYKVLEAQEVIITVKGKGTYVKKIDTELRDDYQIQKIKKKLNELIVEAHYLNVSKKEINQWLDESYQHLKGE
- a CDS encoding NADPH-dependent FMN reductase: MKKKIGFIVGSLRKDSYSKTVAVALSSLFPEEYEPIFIDLHDLTMYNQDLDDDGTPPAAWIKFRDEVKQLTGLVFVTPEYNRSVPAVLKNALDVGSRPYGQNVWDGKPGLVVSVSPGALSAFGANHHLRQSLVFLNVPTLQQPEAYIGNVVNLINEDGTIAENTMNFFKTIVDAYLVFLEKNS
- the rpsP gene encoding 30S ribosomal protein S16 — encoded protein: MSVKIRLKRMGSKKSPFYRIVVADSRSPRDGRFIETVGTYNPLKDPAEVVLKEDLVLDWLSKGAQPSDTVRNILSKEGVMKKHHEAKLEKK
- a CDS encoding KH domain-containing protein, which translates into the protein MADVKELVLTIVRPLVSQPELVKLEIEESDVFLEYNLTVSPEDIGRIIGKQGRVAKAIRTIVYSVRVDGPKKVRLNIVDGK
- a CDS encoding TIGR01440 family protein, yielding MSELKKYQKQLLQGLEEYFEQAKLETGDIFVLGCSSSEVNGGMIGKNSSLEIGELIVSTIHEFLAKRGIHLAVQGCEHINRSLVIEKEVAKHHHFEIVSVVPALHAGGAAAVSAYQHFSNPVVVEKIVAQGGIDIGDTSIGMHIQHVQIPVRTSIKEIGGAHTTYLHTRPKLIGGTRAVYK
- a CDS encoding DUF1576 domain-containing protein, whose protein sequence is MAKNNSQTLFLHTDKKQSNMAEKNRSYYFLIGYCLILIMIGFLSEPVTTLWAGMTRILTSPSNLLTDYIELGTFGSAFVNSGLLTLISVLLAKKEKIPINGPMIAALFTVSGCSFFGKNLYNSIPIIIGGLCYAKIVKKSFSQFIVVSLFGSALSPIISYLTFGISLPLVQSIPLGCFVGVFIGLILPPLASHVLTFHQGFSLYNVGFTSGLIAMMFTGILRMFGWKIEGKNLVSTAYHTKLLFFLLFLFLLMFFVGFVVNHFSLKGMKEISKTSGKLITDFISVAGIGATMMNMALMGLLLVGYTQFSHSTLNGPIVGAILSAVGFSAFGNHILNSLPLLVSVFFTAQFSSVFAVDQTTVVLAGIFATGLAPIAGFYGITFGLIAGFLHMSLVTNVSYLHGGLNLYNNGFSTGFVAAVMVPLLDNILQIRKVKQHARERQS
- a CDS encoding TetR/AcrR family transcriptional regulator; amino-acid sequence: MVRKKVYKKQHILAAAEDLLIEKGFSAITARRVAEYMGISTQPIYLEFKNMEELKLTLLKTVYEGLEREFFSIARTSNSLANFGISHIELARAKSNLYIALFVDQHSYGKELHQLSFNSFKKTIQSEVEYTNVSQEQLENVHLNLWIIAIGMATLSISGILNKTEEQLIAEFTSIKLKHNATWS
- a CDS encoding YxeA family protein; translated protein: MKIIKTIVVLALLGGVALFGAKLYTQNQSDELSGTIDQLNPLVTKGEVYVKTKKADSINSYGITTYKQQAVDKDGKKKELTFTADHELITDRYLKIYNKGAHVETYEEVSEEVIPEKALQQLK
- a CDS encoding peptidylprolyl isomerase; translated protein: MKTKKFIATTALITSLLLVTACGPKNEKKTADSSAAETKTSESVDLNALELPQLSETVSEDEDLVEMVTTEGSIEIKLFPKQAPKTVENFITHAKDGYYDNVLFHRVIENFMIQGGDPKGDGTGGESIWNGSFDDEISNQLYNIRGALSMANAGKDAQGNGTNGSQFFIVQNSDDMSDGLLKDYYPEKIIDAYKKGGTPHLDGKHTVFGQVTKGMDVVDKIAAAETAEQDKPKKDIRIEKINILQEAKK
- a CDS encoding DUF871 domain-containing protein produces the protein MGKLGISIYPERSTFEKDKAYLDLAHKYGFKRVFTSLLQITEDKEKVLAEFKRVVDYANSLGMEVMVDINPALFEQLEISYDDLSFFDEMGAYGVRLDVGFTGAEEARMTRNPYGIKIEINMSSGTNYVDNIMSYSPNTDNLLGSHNFYPHRYSGLGYDHFVYCSEKFRKYNLNTMAFVNSHDATFGPWPTQDGLCSLEDHRDLEIATQVKHLVLTGLIDDILVGNAYASEGELKAMAEAFNAEYPSVKVDVAQDISDDEREVLFTSLHSYRGDRSEYILRSTMTRIHFKDRAFPAHNTKDMTKGDVLIDNVDYGQYKGETQIALKPMKNDGRVNVVGRISDDELFLLDFLKPWSSFKLIENNK